From one Montipora capricornis isolate CH-2021 chromosome 10, ASM3666992v2, whole genome shotgun sequence genomic stretch:
- the LOC138022187 gene encoding molybdate-anion transporter-like: MLIIAYISFVSLSGICAVFHFKCKSGQSVEMAIANPNFVAFQKSYFKVYFPALMAEWLQGPYLYKLYSHYGFIDTQIAIIYVCGFASSVVFGTSAGYLASAFGRKKACVVFTLLYSLCCLTKLSRNYGILICGRVLGGISTSLLFTALDAWYLYEHTQTHSFPNEWVPATFAKATLYNSVISVAAGILANTIAEWIGFGPVAPFVLAIPFLITAGVLIQFTWDENYGGKQMKVIQPCMESLRHIVTNKRVMLIGVVTSLFESAMYIFVFLWTPVLDRAHHFPPLGIVFSCFMLCVTLGSFFFNFTIKNGISPSKVVILTVIVASLANIGASLASANHPRSSFMMFIILELACGVYFPAMGWLRQRILPEAHHAGIINWFRVPLNAIAAVVLMVLHDTHSSHGISAIFALCSILLAIAGIAAFHLFVLSKGDDNLKIVLDEEEALQ, from the coding sequence ATGCTGATTATCGCATACATCTCGTTTGTATCCTTATCAGGCATTTGTGCTGTTTTTCACTTCAAATGCAAATCAGGACAAAGTGTTGAAATGGCAATAGCTAACCCTAACTTTGTAGCTTTCCAGAAAAGCTATTTCAAAGTATATTTTCCGGCACTGATGGCAGAATGGCTTCAAGGACCTTACCTCTACAAACTATACAGTCATTATGGCTTCATTGACACCCAAATTGCTATTATATATGTTTGTGGCTTTGCATCAAGTGTTGTTTTTGGGACATCTGCGGGATACCTTGCCAGTGCATTTGGACGTAAAAAGGCCTGTGTCGTCTTCACATTATTGTATTCATTGTGTTGTCTGACAAAATTGTCAAGAAACTATGGTATACTGATATGTGGAAGAGTTTTGGGTGGAATCTCAACATCTCTGTTATTTACCGCTTTGGATGCATGGTACTTGTATGAACACACTCAGACCCATAGTTTTCCAAATGAATGGGTACCTGCAACATTTGCCAAAGCAACACTCTACAACAGTGTTATTTCCGTAGCTGCAGGGATTTTGGCGAACACAATAGCAGAGTGGATAGGGTTTGGTCCAGTGGCACCATTTGTCCTGGCAATACCATTTCTGATAACTGCTGGAGTATTGATACAGTTTACATGGGATGAAAATTACGGtggaaaacaaatgaaagtgaTTCAACCTTGCATGGAGAGTCTGCGTCACATTGTAACTAACAAGAGAGTCATGTTGATTGGTGTTGTAACTTCTCTTTTTGAGAGTGCCATgtacatttttgtgtttttatggACTCCAGTTCTGGACAGAGCACACCATTTCCCTCCTTTGGGAATTGTTTTTTCATGCTTTATGTTGTGCGTAACGCTGGGAagtttcttttttaactttACAATTAAGAATGGCATAAGCCCATCAAAGGTGGTTATTTTAACAGTTATTGTGGCTTCATTAGCAAACATTGGTGCATCGCTTGCAAGTGCGAATCATCCGCGGTCGTCATTCATGATGTTTATCATCTTGGAGTTAGCCTGTGGTGTCTACTTTCCAGCAATGGGCTGGCTGCGGCAAAGAATTTTACCTGAAGCTCACCATGCTGGGATTATAAACTGGTTCAGAGTGCCACTAAATGCAATTGCTGCAGTTGTTTTGATGGTGCTTCATGATACACACAGCAGTCATGGGATATCTGCAATATTTGCTCTCTGTTCCATTTTGTTGGCAATTGCAGGAATTGCAGCCTTCCATCTgtttgttttgtcaaaaggtgaTGACAACTTGAAAATTGTACTTGATGAAGAGGAAGCACTTCAGTGA